From Streptomyces sp. SAI-135:
TAGCCGTGGCCGTTGTAGAGGGCCGCGACGATCAGGGGTCCGGCGGCGTTCGACAGGCGTCCCAGGCCGTAGGACACGCTGGTGCCCAGGGAACGGCCCCGGGTGTCGAACAACTCGGGGGAGTAGGCGTAGCCGAGGGCCGTGTAGCCGCGCTCGAAGAGGTTCACCAGGAAGCCGAACACCACGATGAGCAGCGGGTTGAAGGTCAGTCCGTACAGCAGACCGCACAGCGCGATGACCGTGCCGAAGGCGACCAGGCACCACTTGCGTTCGAACCGGTCGGTGACCAGGGCGGCGAGACAGGAGCCCAGCGGGGCGCCGACGGTGGTGAGGGCGACGTAGAAGACGGACTTCTCCACGCTGAAGCCCTCCTTGGCCAGCAGGGTGGGAGCCCAGCTGGAGTAGCCGAAGAAGCCGATGGTCTGGGTCACCCACAGCACGGTGAGCAGCAGGGTCGGCATCAGGTACTTCCGCTGGAGCAGCACCCGCAGCGAGGCCTTGGCCGCCGGGGCCTCCTCGACGGGCGGCGCCGGCTCGGGCAGCGGGCCCTTCTCGGCGGCGACGCGTGTCTCGATCTCCCGCAGGACCGCGTCCGCGGCGTCGTGGTCGCCGCGGCTCTCCAGCCAGCGCGGCGACTCCTTGAGGTGCCGCGTGAACAGGACGAGCAGCAGACCCAGCGAGCCCCACAGGTAGACCAGCCGCCACGACCAGTCGCTCAGCGGCACGACCGCGCTCGCGATGAGGTTGGTGGCCGGGGTGCCGCAGATCCCGATGACGATGGCGTACGCCTGGAACTTCCCGCGGACGGCCGACGGGTACATCTCGTTGACGTAGATCACCGCCACGACGGTCATCGCCGCCAGCCCCGCGGAGGTCAGGACGCGGAACACGCCCAGCGAGGCGAGGTCCCAGGAGAACGCCGAGGCGAACGAGAACACCCCGAAGAACAGGGTGGTCAGCAGCAGGGTCCGCTTGCGGCCCCACCGGTCGGCCATGGTCCCGGCGACGACGGAACCGATGAACATGCCGACGAACGACAGGGACGTGACGTAGGCGATCCGGTCGACGGTGAGGCCCCACAGGTCGATCAGCTTCGGGGCGGTGGTGGCGAAGGTGTTGATGTCGGCGAACTCGAAGAAGTACGCGAACGACACGGCGAGCAGGGTGACTTTGTGGAAGCGGGAGACCGGCAGCCGGTCCAGCCGGTTCAGCGCGTTGGCTCGTTGCATGTGCGGCCCTTGTCGGAGTGGGAGGGGAAGGCGGGGACGTCCTCAGGCCTCGTCGGGCCAGTACAGGCGCGTCGGGTTGTCGACCAGCAGCCGCCGCTGCTGCTCCTCGGTGGGCGCGAGGTGCGGGATGTGGTCGACGAGGAGCCCGTCGTCGGGCATGTGGTCGGTGAGGTTGGGGTGCGGCCAGTCGGTGCCCCACAGCACCCGGTCGCCGAACTCCTCGACGACCCGTCGGCCGAAGGGCACGACGTCGGTGTAGGCGTTGCGCTGACCGTCGAGGGCGGCGGGACCGGTGACGCTGAGGCGCTCGGGGCAGGTGACCTTCACCCACACGTCGTTGGCGTCGACGAAACGCAGGAAGCGGCTGAACTCCGGGCCGTCCACGGGCTGGGTGACGTCCGGCCGGCCCATGTGGTCCACCACGAGCGGTGTGGGCAACGAGGCGAAGAACCCTTCGAGTGCGGGCAGGTCGGCGCTCTCGAAGTACAGGACGACGTGCCAGCCGAGCGGGGCGATCCTCTCGGCGATCGCGCGCAGGTCGTCCTCGGGTGAGGCGTCCACCAGCCGCCGGACGAAGTTGAACCGCA
This genomic window contains:
- a CDS encoding MFS transporter; the protein is MQRANALNRLDRLPVSRFHKVTLLAVSFAYFFEFADINTFATTAPKLIDLWGLTVDRIAYVTSLSFVGMFIGSVVAGTMADRWGRKRTLLLTTLFFGVFSFASAFSWDLASLGVFRVLTSAGLAAMTVVAVIYVNEMYPSAVRGKFQAYAIVIGICGTPATNLIASAVVPLSDWSWRLVYLWGSLGLLLVLFTRHLKESPRWLESRGDHDAADAVLREIETRVAAEKGPLPEPAPPVEEAPAAKASLRVLLQRKYLMPTLLLTVLWVTQTIGFFGYSSWAPTLLAKEGFSVEKSVFYVALTTVGAPLGSCLAALVTDRFERKWCLVAFGTVIALCGLLYGLTFNPLLIVVFGFLVNLFERGYTALGYAYSPELFDTRGRSLGTSVSYGLGRLSNAAGPLIVAALYNGHGYQSVFYFIAGTWLAGAIVLAAFGPRTRPKRVPSDQPLRERVAG
- a CDS encoding amidohydrolase family protein, with product MHLLSPKSPGWLDWHPDPTVPSFRLPAGTVDTHCHVFGPQARFPFAPERKYTPCDGGKEQLFALRDHLGIRRNVVVQATCHGADNSAMVDAVRAAGDRARGVATVRPDVDAAELQALHSAGVRGVRFNFVRRLVDASPEDDLRAIAERIAPLGWHVVLYFESADLPALEGFFASLPTPLVVDHMGRPDVTQPVDGPEFSRFLRFVDANDVWVKVTCPERLSVTGPAALDGQRNAYTDVVPFGRRVVEEFGDRVLWGTDWPHPNLTDHMPDDGLLVDHIPHLAPTEEQQRRLLVDNPTRLYWPDEA